In Nicotiana tabacum cultivar K326 chromosome 10, ASM71507v2, whole genome shotgun sequence, the DNA window cgctgtttgatatgatttgaggcctcgagaaagtccgtaatgtgttttgggactagtTTGCATGATTAGTTGGGGTcccagggggcctcgggtggatttcggtggttaacggattgaatttggagtttgaagaagagctgaagttgctggttgctagtgtaaccgcacctgcgagtctagggccgcaggtgcggagccgcagaagtggccctatggtcgcagatgcggtattggcGGAAAAGCGCTGGGACCGCAAATGCGATCGTTTGGCTGCAGATGCGGGACCGCATTTGCGGTAGAgagggcgcagaagcggaatgggCTGGGAAGCcccggaccgcagaagcggtaattggtctcgcacctgcggaaccgcaaaagcggtcaGGAGACCGCAGGGGCGGAAAATGCTGGAGCCAGTGAGGTTCTTTTAAATTGGGggttgggttcatttcaaccccattttcttccatcagagccgattttggagcaactttgaggtgccatttacaccaccaagcatgaggtaagtaatttatgctagttttaagttaaatacatgattatatatggatttggacatggaaatttgtagaaaaacttggggtttgagggaaaacctagaaaattgatattcttggaatttgaccacgattttgggtatggaattaagagaaaatcatatatttgacttcgtgagttcatgggtaaaccttatctttgaaaaatttcagaatccgggcacgtgggcccgaggacaTTTTTGTCACCTTCTCGATCAGGGTTAGGAATTATTATTTGTAATGaataattgaacatatattaatggatttgcatcaTTATTGGATAGTTTTGGGAGCATTGTGCGTcgatttgagtcttcggaagagcgtggaatgccggttatggattttcggagcaaggtgagtctcctttctaaccttgtaagaggaaattgtccccatatgtgagttaattggttatgtgctcctatttatggggcgacgtacgcacgaggtgacgagagtccgtgcgtagctactattatgtttaagtccgggtagtttaggacccaaaagcatgctatattTGGAATAACTGTAATTTTATTGACAGTTTGatttgcttaaatcacatcgaattagtaaatgaatttctaaaacgattaaacttcattttcttgaattgttaaaagagaattggcttttccttggataattgttccttgatgaattcttgattgactgattgttgtgtttgtttatatttgactgcgtcgcatgtatgattcgcgagcggggtaatagatgcatctatggttcgtgtcgttcgacccacagcagtgcacagtttaaatattattggatcgggtcgtatgacctcggcatgatttgcgcatgcttgtattgcttgccttgagatttattgatattgatatttactctccccgacttgagataattgaaaaataatggattatgaatccggagacctttaatataaaaaggaacttttacctgttcgtgacttatttgaaattattgtcattcttaataaatccatgattattcgcattaatGATAATATCACTATTGGACCCCTAGTAACTGTCGAagttgacctctcgtctctacttcttcgagattagacgggatactcattgggtacacgttgttttcgtactcatactacacttctgtgaatttttgttgcacaagcacatgcatctctagtggcctagtgagcgtagcagcatggttgatacggagacttaggtgagctgcatttccgagacgacccgcagccagcaagtctctttcagattactgtatttattttctgtccaatattgtattctggacggttgttgtattacattatttcttagaaattgttcatgcacttgtgacaccgggttctgggatgtctatgggtttattcagaaattttaaaagttgttaaatgTTTCATTCTTTGTTCAGAGGAATTTGCGATGTACTATTTAAACatataaaagaagtgatttcggaatattttaaatgagaatttaattaagtattttggttgtcttgcctgacagtggtgtccagcgccatcacgacccttagtggattttgggtcatgacaaacagCTTGCtatcttattcttggaaagaatcaatctctttccaaggatcaaatctcttgggttgtcaaGCCTTGTCAACAATCAATCTTCACCAAAGTATTTATACTCGACTTTAAACCTTACACAAATATACTTTGATTGAACCAAAAAACTTTATCTTTGTTGTACTGCAAACAAACATTGTAGTTCTCTAAGATCTGTTGTGTAACAAGTCAGAGAAAAAAGGAGAGTAcaacactggtgaggcattgtatcaaaaagAAACGAGTGTTAGAGGAACTGAGTTATCAAGTCATTTACACTATACTCGGAGAAACGCATTTactaaagagaactcccttgcaacccaaggggactggactaggattcacattgaatccgaaccagtataaaatttcGGTGTCTTTAATTCCTACACTTACTTTCTGCATCTTACTTTCTGTCATTATAACTGTTAAGTCATTACATCTAGTCGTCTAATTGACAAACTAGTCAACTAATAAGAGATTAAGTTTAAAATATACAATTCAtccccccctcttgtactttcaattggtattagagcaaggCTCACATTCTACTTTTGCTTAACAGTTTGTGAAAAAAGATCATGGCAAATCAAGTTATCATAGGATCTCTCTTTCAGGAAGGAACTTCACAAGTTAGACCATCATACTTCAATGGACAACATTTCTCCCATTGGAAAGTGCGGATGGAGATCTTTGCCAAGGCCTATGACGTCAAAGTTTGGAgagtcatcaaaaaggggaactaTCCCTTACCAACTACTACTCTACCACTTGTTGATCCTGAAGATATAGATTCATATATAAAAGAGCAAATGGAAGTGGTACAAGTTAACAATAAAGCGAGAAATTTGCTTCATAATGCTATAAGTGGTGAAGAATATGAGAAAATCTCAAGCTGTGACACAGCCAAAGAAATGTGGGACAAGCTTGAGGTCACATATGAAGGAATCGGCAAAGTAAAGGAAACGCATATCAACATGCTGGTTCATGATTACGAACTCTTCTcaatgaaagaaggagaatctATTGAAGAGATGTTTTTTAGGTTTTGCAAAATAATTAGCAATCTAAAGGCATTTAGAAAGCCTTATACCAGTGGTGATCAAGTTAGAAAAATTCTCAGGAGTTTGCCAAACACTTGGCAGACCAAAGTAGTCACACTGAAATCTCAGGATCTAAACAAATTATCTTATGATGATCTACGAGGAGTACTCATAGCTTTTGAAAAGACGAATCTCAAGAAGACTAGTCAAGAAGAAAAAACGAAAATAGTCGCATTCAAGACCTCAACTGAAATAGCTGAaaatgaaattgatgatgatcCTGAAGCTCTACAAGAAGAGATTATTATGCTATCAAGAAACATGGATGGATTAATGAGAAGATTCCAgaatacaaagaaaggaagaatccCACCAAGATGATCCAGGCAATACAATGAACAGGACAAGAATGATGGAAAGTGCTATGAGTGTGGAAGATTTGGGCACATTCAAGTTGAGTGCCCAAAACTAAAAAGGAAGATCTCCAGAGGCTTTAACAAGAACAAATCCTTCGGAAGCTAGAATGATGAGGACAATTCAGACCATGAAGAGATAGCAAATCTCTGCTTCATGACGATTCTagaaaacaaaatgaacaaaTCCTCAGGATGCTGGACAGATAAGGACACTTCAgatgaagaaaatgaaaattgtTTCATGGCACGAGGTGAAATAAGTGAGGTAAGATCTTATAACTGTGAAAGATGCAATGAATTACAGGATATTCTTGATTTAACTTTGAAAGAGTctcaaaaaataatgaatgagctTAAGAGACTTACTAAAGAAGTTAAAGACTGGAAACTCAAACATGAAGTATGTGAAATCGAAAAAGAAGTACTTCAAGAAGAGTTTGAGGAATTGCAAATGCAATTCAATGGCATGCACAAATCCACCAGTCACAGTTATGTTAGGTCAAACCAGAcgacttacaagtcaactggaaAAGGACCAGTCAGAACCAAGTCAACTAGTACTAATACTAATGAAAGACCTAAAGGTGGGTTAGAAGTTATGTGTCATTACTGTAACAAAAGTGGGCATAAATATTCCTTTTGTCATTTTAGTAAAGCAAACGTTTCAGGATAGGTTTGGAAACCAAAAAACAATTCTGAATCTGGTAACACTAACCCTCCAGGACCCAGgaaagcttgggtacctaaaaaaaAGTAATCACTTTGTTTTACAGGAACACCACAAAATAAGTCGCAAAAGAAAATGGTATCTAGACAGTGCATGTTCCAGTCATATGACAGGTGACAAAAACCTCTTCAAAGAAGTTACAAAAATTGATGGAGGAAGTGTTAAGTTTGGGGATGACTCAAAAGGCAAAATAATTGGTACTGGAACAATTCCCTTCAATAACAACTGTGACATCACTGAAGTTTATCTTGTCGATGGCCTCAACTACATTCTCTTGAGCATAAGTCAACTTTGCAACTCAGgatatgaggtaaattttaagaaaacatgttGTGCTATTGAAGGCGAATCAGGTAAAATAGTCCTTCCTGGAAAAAGGTATGGAAATGTTTATATCCTTGATGGTTTTGAAAATATAGATGGTCATATCTGCTTAACTTCTATGTCTGATGATCCATGGTTGTGGCATAGGAAACTTGGTCATGCTAGCATGCATTTGATAGAAAAATTGTCCAAACATGAGTTAGTTGTTGGTCTACCCAAACTGAATTTTTCTAGAATTCATATATGTGATGCATGTCAAATGGGTAAGCAGACCAGAAACTCCTTCAAAACCAAAGATATAGTATCTACTTCCAAACCTCTGCAATTACTTCATATGGATTTATTTGGCCCTACTAGAACTGTTAGTATAGGAGGAAAGAGGTAtgcttttgttattattgatgatTATTCACGTTTCACTTGGgtaattttcttatctcataaGGATGAAGCAttaagaaattttgaagttttctgcaGAAAGGTTGAAAGAGAAAAGGGATATCTGATCTCAACAATTCAGAGTGaccatggaggagaatttgaaagtagAGCATTTGAAGATTTCTGTAATGATTAGGGATACACACATAATTTCTATGCACCACGCTCACCATAACAGAATGGGGttgcagaaagaaagaacaaaacccTCCAAGATATGACAAGAACTATGTAACTAGATCATTCACTGCCAAATCACTTCTAGGCAGAAGGTGTAAGTACATTATGTCACATTCTCAACCGATGCCTCATAAAGCCTATTCCgaagaagactccatatgaaTTATGGAAAGGTAAACGTCCCAATATCAGTTACTTCCATCCCTTCAGAAGTAAGTGTTTTATCCACAATAACGATAAGGATAATCTTGGAAAATTCGATCCAAGAAGTGACGAAGGTATTTTTCTGGGCTACTTATTAAATAGTAGATCTTTTAGAGTCTATAATAAAAGCACATTATGTGTGGAAGAATCAGTACATGTTATATTCGATGAAAATAATCCCTTGATCAAGAAAGGAATTACTGCAGGTGATGAAGGTCAAGCTCAAGAAATTCAGGAGACAAGCAAATCTAAAGAGTTGACTGATATATCTGCTGCGACAGAGTCAACTAGTGAAATCAGCAGCAGTGTACCAGATCAACCAATCGAGTCAACGGCCAATGTAGTGCgtccaaatgaatggagaagCGAGCCTGAATATCCTCAAAAATTCATTATAGGGGATCCAAATGAAGGAATGAAAACTAGGGGAGCTCTCAAAAAGAAAGCAAATATTGCACTAATCTCTCAGGTTGagccaaagaagatagaggaagCGTTAAAAGATTCAAGTTGGGTTCAAGCTATGCAGGAAGAGTTAGATCAGTTCAGTAAGAATCAAGTGTGGAATCTGATACCCAAACCTGAAAATGTTTTTGTAATTGGAACAAAATGAGTTTTCAGAAATAAATTGAATGAGGATGGAAAGGTCGTAAGAAATAAAGCCAAACTAGTTGATCAGGGGTACTCACAAcaggaaggagtcgactatgataAAACTTTCGTTGCAATAGCTCGTTTGGAATCCATACAAATTCTTCTGGAATACGCATCATTTAAAGGATTTAGACTGTTTCAAATAGATGTTAAAAGTGCCTTTTTGAACGAATTTATTGAGGAAGAAGTATATGTAAAACAACCACCTGGGTTTGTAGATTCAAAGTTCCCATACCATGTATATAAGCTCACTAAGGCGATATATGGGCTAAAGCAAGCTCTGCGTGCTTGGTATGATAGACTTAGTTCCTTTCTTGTTGATCATCGCTTCACAAGAGGTAAAATAGACACTACCCTGTTTATTAAAAGATCATCGGAAGGTAACCTCATTATTCagatttatgttgatgatattatatttggtagtgctaaccctcttatgtgcaaggaattttcaaatcttatgcaaagcgaattcgaaatgagtatgatgggagagcTAACATTCTTCCTTAGACTCCAAATTCAACAATCTGAAGAAGGAACCTTTATATGTCAGACCAAATACACAAAAGAACTGATTCAAAAATTTGGTATGAGCAATGCAAAATTCATTAGCACACCAATGAGACCTTCCACAAATCTAGACAAAGATGAACAGGGAATTCCTGTTGATGAAACTAAATATCATGGAATGATTGGATTACTGTTGTACCTGATAGCAAGTCAACCGAGTATTATGTTTAGTGTATGTAAATGTGCCAGGTTTCAGTCAGCTCCTAAGGAATCACATTTGACCGCAGTAAAAAGAATCATTCGATATCTCATTGGGACTGTATCTCATGGACTATGGTATCCTCGCTCTAACTCTTTTAAATtagaaggtttttcagatgctgACCTTGCAGGTGATAAGGACGATAGAAAAAGCACAGGAGGTACATGCCAATTATTGGGAAAGGCATTGATATCCTGGAACAGTAAAAAACAAGCATCAGTTGCATTGCCTACTACTGAAGCTGAATGCATTGCCATTGGACAATGCTGCGCACAACTACTGTGGATCTCATCAACAGGGTGACTATGAACTTTCGTTTAAGCCTATACAAATTTTTTGTGATAATTCAAGTGCTATTTGTCTTTCCAAAAATCCTGTGCATCATTCGAGAGCAAAGAATATAGATATCAAgcatcattttattagagatcatgttcttaaGTGAGACATAGAAAAATCTTTTGTTGGAACTACTGATCAGTTAGCTGATATTTTTACTAAGCCTTTATTAGATGAGAGATTTTGTGATTTAAGAAAGTTACTTGACATTACTTGCTTTACTAATAACCTTTAGGACCTTTATGTACTATTGATTCTTTTACAGGTGTAATGATTGTCCTTTACTCATGCATTAATTACGCCTCCGTTTTTCACTCTCTTTTCTCTTGTTTCACATCAGTTCGTCGTTTAAAGTTGGAAAGTCAATCATCGCATCCCTTCAACTGACATCTTTTCCTTTTCTATACTTAACCGTCAGAAATTTTCTTCTTAAGGCAGAGAACCCTTCTCAGTCACTTTCATCGTTATCCCCTCTCCAAAGCTCCGATCAAACCCCTTTCCTTCAATGGCCAAACATTCCAGATATCCCTCTACCTCTACCAGAAAAAGCACCCGTTCCAAAGCTAAACCCCCATCTATGCCTCCAGAACAAGTAGACCTAGTGTCTGATCACTCTGAGGGTTTCGCCTCTTCTCAGGGAGATTTCTCTGAACACTCTCAACTCCTAGGAGAAAAAGCCCTAGGTAAACGACCCATGGAAGAACCCCCTGTTTCCTCTACCCCAAAGAAATCCAAGGTTGATTTTTCTGCCTCTCTCGAGTCTGACCTAGACTTCTGGGATTCTCCAAATAGGGATCTTTTCATTGCTCTGAAGGACAAGTTTGTTGCTCATGGAAAGGTTGTCAACCTTGACGACATGGAACCCC includes these proteins:
- the LOC142165324 gene encoding secreted RxLR effector protein 161-like, whose protein sequence is MSMMGELTFFLRLQIQQSEEGTFICQTKYTKELIQKFGMSNAKFISTPMRPSTNLDKDEQGIPVDETKYHGMIGLLLYLIASQPSIMFSVCKCARFQSAPKESHLTAVKRIIRYLIGTVSHGLWYPRSNSFKLEGFSDADLAGDKDDRKSTGGTCQLLGKALISWNSKKQASVALPTTEAECIAIGQCCAQLLWISSTG